In a genomic window of Halalkalicoccus sp. CG83:
- a CDS encoding M48 family metallopeptidase, with protein MGRRTLAVLIGLFVLAGYLVAASLGYLLLATIVAGRPDPAVLVTALVLGTVLSGYFSYRFGTVGLLRSLDARALPRGRAPGIHRRVDRLVERMDLDRPDLLVASLGAPNALALGSSRRGALVLDVWLFQLLDGNELTGILAHELAHLENDDGLVRAMVYATVQTLVGVALVVAAPVALALTGIGRGLVWITGRPDNLALRIRAAIGAVVGLGVFLVTAFARSRSRRREFAADDRAAEVTGDPLALARALRKIERASMPRIGPFRIPVERDEHPLERILSTHPPTDERVERLAERAKGRRVPVERGDDRRSPAPARNR; from the coding sequence ATGGGACGCCGCACGCTCGCCGTCCTGATCGGGCTGTTCGTGCTGGCGGGCTATCTCGTCGCCGCCTCCCTGGGCTATCTGCTGCTCGCCACGATCGTCGCCGGCCGGCCCGATCCGGCCGTGCTGGTCACGGCGTTGGTCCTCGGAACCGTCCTTTCGGGTTATTTCAGTTACCGCTTCGGCACCGTCGGACTGCTGCGGAGCCTCGACGCCCGGGCGCTCCCGCGCGGGCGGGCCCCGGGGATCCACCGCCGCGTCGATCGGCTCGTCGAGCGCATGGACCTCGATCGGCCCGACCTGCTCGTGGCGTCGCTCGGCGCGCCGAACGCCCTCGCACTGGGTAGCTCCCGACGCGGTGCGCTCGTCCTCGACGTCTGGCTCTTTCAGCTGCTCGACGGCAACGAACTGACCGGGATCCTCGCTCACGAACTTGCCCACCTCGAGAACGACGACGGTCTCGTCAGGGCGATGGTCTACGCCACGGTACAGACCCTCGTGGGCGTCGCGCTGGTCGTCGCAGCCCCGGTCGCGCTCGCGCTGACCGGCATCGGCCGCGGGCTCGTCTGGATCACCGGCCGGCCCGACAACCTCGCGCTGCGGATTCGTGCGGCGATCGGCGCGGTGGTCGGCCTCGGGGTGTTCCTGGTGACGGCGTTCGCCCGCTCTCGCTCGCGTCGTCGTGAGTTCGCGGCCGACGACCGTGCGGCCGAGGTGACCGGCGACCCGCTCGCGCTCGCGCGGGCGTTGCGAAAGATCGAGCGCGCGTCGATGCCCCGAATCGGTCCGTTCCGGATTCCCGTCGAGCGCGACGAACACCCCCTCGAACGCATCCTCTCGACCCACCCGCCGACCGACGAGCGCGTCGAGCGACTGGCCGAGCGGGCGAAGGGTCGGCGGGTGCCGGTCGAGCGAGGAGACGACCGACGATCGCCGGCTCCCGCCCGAAACCGTTGA
- a CDS encoding HEWD family protein, which produces MLTRTELRTPRQRGCERCERREVWNERNGSWRIDVEDDDRKVGNPHCIHEWDIDGTFSPFE; this is translated from the coding sequence ATGTTGACACGTACCGAACTCAGAACGCCACGGCAGCGCGGTTGCGAACGCTGCGAGCGACGGGAGGTATGGAACGAGCGAAACGGCAGCTGGCGGATCGACGTCGAGGACGACGACCGAAAGGTCGGCAACCCTCACTGCATCCACGAGTGGGACATCGACGGCACCTTCAGCCCGTTCGAGTGA
- a CDS encoding phosphoglycolate phosphatase: MVPPIVVDIDGTITRGDGSSAIDPRLFEELREWPEPVVIATGKAFPYPVALCQFVGIPALVIAENGGIVLVDEEVRITGDARAARAVSEEYREAGYDLGWGETDLVNRWRETEVAVDRASPLAPLEALAEDYGLEVVDTGYAYHVKDPAITKGEGLRAICTVLDRDPEEFAAIGDSENDVSTFAVVGRSFAVANADELARTSADEITERSYSEGALEALSAIRS; the protein is encoded by the coding sequence ATGGTTCCGCCGATCGTCGTCGACATCGACGGCACGATCACCCGGGGGGACGGATCGAGCGCGATCGATCCACGCCTCTTCGAGGAGCTGCGCGAGTGGCCCGAGCCGGTCGTGATCGCGACCGGCAAGGCGTTCCCCTACCCGGTGGCGCTCTGTCAGTTCGTCGGGATTCCCGCGCTGGTGATCGCCGAGAACGGGGGGATCGTGCTCGTCGACGAGGAAGTGCGGATCACCGGCGACGCCCGCGCCGCCCGCGCGGTCAGCGAGGAGTACCGCGAGGCCGGCTACGACCTCGGCTGGGGGGAGACCGACCTCGTGAACCGCTGGCGCGAGACCGAGGTCGCCGTCGACCGCGCGTCGCCGCTTGCACCCCTGGAGGCGCTCGCCGAGGACTACGGCCTCGAGGTGGTCGACACCGGCTACGCCTACCACGTCAAGGACCCGGCGATCACGAAGGGCGAGGGACTGCGCGCGATCTGTACGGTCCTCGATCGGGACCCCGAGGAGTTCGCCGCGATCGGCGACTCGGAGAACGACGTTTCGACGTTCGCGGTCGTCGGACGCTCGTTCGCGGTCGCGAACGCGGACGAACTCGCCCGGACGAGCGCCGACGAGATCACCGAACGTTCCTACTCGGAGGGCGCCCTCGAGGCGCTCTCGGCGATCCGTTCGTAG
- a CDS encoding TackOD1 domain-containing metal-binding protein, producing MVSPGELRLVDSLTEDGTEFEPEIAESGAVSYPEAARLLDDADGDPADVLERFAARGVLANEFVSKVYVCPECSAEGMQYTTVCPACEAAHAVERTVVEHVCGYVGTEQEFEADGRSRCPNCEERLQPENVTEADRYVCEECTEVFDTPDHRLWCRDCLYMFPPDETIERVLYRYALTADGERWLDRQRTARETIAESLEERSFETEIDATVDDGTGNPVPVHVLAEDDLMGDRRLVAIHETPSTERIDSFCAFAESVDAHPIVVTTSGTVEEGVAARAETSEVTLLSFREGGTLEADYDVVENVPDQRGFFRRITAAVDVPAWKGQ from the coding sequence ATGGTCTCACCAGGGGAGCTGCGATTGGTTGACAGTTTGACGGAGGACGGCACGGAGTTCGAGCCCGAGATAGCCGAGAGCGGCGCGGTCAGTTATCCCGAGGCGGCGCGGCTCCTCGACGACGCCGACGGCGATCCGGCCGACGTCCTCGAGCGGTTCGCCGCCCGCGGCGTACTGGCCAACGAGTTCGTCTCGAAGGTGTACGTCTGTCCGGAGTGTTCCGCGGAGGGGATGCAGTACACCACCGTCTGTCCGGCATGCGAGGCCGCACACGCCGTCGAGAGGACGGTCGTCGAGCACGTCTGCGGCTACGTGGGCACCGAGCAGGAGTTCGAGGCGGACGGCCGCAGCCGCTGTCCGAACTGCGAGGAGCGCCTCCAGCCGGAGAACGTGACCGAGGCGGACCGTTACGTCTGCGAGGAGTGTACGGAGGTGTTCGATACGCCCGACCACCGGCTCTGGTGTCGGGACTGTCTCTACATGTTCCCGCCCGACGAGACGATCGAACGGGTGCTGTATCGGTACGCTCTCACGGCCGACGGCGAGCGCTGGCTCGACCGACAGCGGACCGCCCGGGAGACGATCGCGGAGAGCCTCGAGGAGCGGAGCTTCGAGACCGAAATCGATGCGACCGTCGACGACGGGACCGGCAATCCGGTTCCGGTCCACGTCCTCGCGGAGGACGACCTGATGGGCGATCGGCGTCTGGTGGCGATCCACGAGACGCCGAGCACCGAGCGCATCGATTCGTTCTGCGCGTTCGCGGAGTCCGTCGACGCGCATCCGATCGTCGTCACGACCTCGGGTACCGTCGAGGAGGGCGTCGCGGCGCGCGCGGAGACCTCGGAGGTGACGCTGCTCTCCTTCCGCGAGGGCGGCACGCTCGAGGCGGACTACGACGTCGTCGAGAACGTACCGGATCAGCGGGGGTTCTTCCGACGAATCACCGCCGCCGTCGACGTCCCCGCCTGGAAGGGCCAGTAG
- a CDS encoding sodium/proline symporter, with product MIETLLPLQEGGIPVADDPVILAFGSIYLLIVVLIGVWGYLQTNSTDDFLITGKSVGTWVLAMTAFSVIQSGFGFVGGPELVFEFGTTALWIFFTAPLGFLITWVVLAKRMRVLADIRHTLTLADGMYVRYESDWVRGLTGLAVAVGVIAYLATNLAALQFVMRAIFGIPVIWGLFGGAFILLLYSVLGGMIAGVWTDFIQAITMIIGAVFVFAYALSFGGGMEGISRNLATADPTLISPFGGLGTPTAAIFVAIGWWILFSIGTAGQPHLITKFYMSRNLTILKWGAPIAAFSYAISSLIAFSAGLSMRAQVEAGAIEQTFSASEVGPVFVLEFTPSIVAALILAALLAAIMSTSDSFLNIGAAAISRDIPRAMGRPITDDKTELRVTQGALTGLTLLSTGVVYYSETLVGILGTIGWGFFAAAFVPIAVLGLNWKGATKEGAIAAIVGGLVVNILYSAVPMAAEVAGFGGFAAGVLALYPFSEGFPVGTVALLVAMILFIGVSIATQDRAGNELPADLHALLER from the coding sequence ATGATTGAGACGCTACTTCCCCTCCAGGAGGGGGGGATCCCGGTCGCGGACGACCCGGTCATCCTCGCGTTCGGGTCGATCTACCTGCTGATCGTCGTCCTGATCGGCGTCTGGGGCTACCTCCAGACCAACTCGACCGACGACTTCCTTATCACCGGGAAGAGCGTCGGGACGTGGGTACTAGCAATGACAGCCTTCTCCGTGATCCAGTCGGGCTTCGGCTTCGTCGGTGGGCCCGAGCTCGTCTTCGAGTTCGGCACCACCGCGCTGTGGATCTTCTTCACCGCGCCGCTCGGCTTCCTGATCACGTGGGTCGTGCTCGCGAAACGGATGCGCGTACTCGCGGACATTCGCCACACGCTGACGCTCGCGGACGGCATGTACGTCCGCTACGAGAGCGACTGGGTGCGCGGGCTGACCGGTCTCGCGGTCGCGGTCGGCGTGATCGCGTACCTCGCGACCAACCTCGCGGCGCTGCAGTTCGTCATGCGGGCGATCTTCGGCATCCCCGTCATCTGGGGGCTATTCGGCGGCGCGTTCATTCTGCTGCTCTACAGCGTGCTCGGCGGGATGATCGCCGGCGTCTGGACCGACTTCATCCAGGCGATCACGATGATCATTGGCGCGGTGTTCGTCTTCGCCTACGCGCTGTCGTTCGGCGGCGGCATGGAGGGGATCTCGCGGAACCTCGCGACCGCCGACCCGACCCTGATCTCGCCGTTCGGCGGACTCGGAACCCCGACCGCGGCGATCTTCGTCGCCATCGGTTGGTGGATCCTCTTCTCGATCGGCACGGCCGGCCAGCCCCACCTGATCACGAAGTTCTACATGAGCCGTAACCTGACGATCCTGAAGTGGGGCGCGCCGATCGCCGCGTTCTCCTACGCGATCTCGAGCCTGATCGCCTTCTCCGCGGGGCTCTCGATGCGCGCCCAGGTCGAGGCCGGCGCGATCGAGCAGACCTTCAGCGCGAGCGAGGTCGGACCGGTGTTCGTCCTCGAGTTCACCCCCAGCATCGTCGCCGCACTGATCCTCGCGGCACTGCTCGCGGCGATCATGTCGACGAGCGACTCGTTCCTCAACATCGGCGCGGCGGCGATCTCGCGTGACATCCCGCGGGCGATGGGCAGGCCTATCACGGACGACAAGACGGAGCTGCGGGTCACCCAGGGTGCACTCACCGGCCTCACGCTGCTCTCGACCGGCGTCGTCTACTACTCCGAGACGCTCGTGGGCATCCTCGGGACGATCGGTTGGGGCTTCTTCGCCGCCGCGTTCGTTCCGATCGCCGTCCTCGGGCTGAACTGGAAGGGTGCGACCAAGGAGGGCGCGATCGCCGCCATCGTCGGCGGACTCGTCGTCAACATCCTCTACAGCGCCGTTCCGATGGCCGCCGAGGTCGCGGGCTTCGGCGGGTTCGCGGCGGGCGTCCTCGCGCTCTACCCCTTCAGTGAGGGGTTCCCCGTCGGAACGGTCGCGTTGCTCGTGGCGATGATCCTGTTCATCGGCGTTTCGATCGCCACGCAGGATCGTGCCGGCAACGAACTCCCCGCCGACCTCCACGCTCTCCTCGAACGATGA
- a CDS encoding cupin domain-containing protein has translation MYERRAIDEVEPREIDGIEPRLRAIGYELRPKEMRPGVWEYEEGESNNRHRHEQQEELYVVLSGHFEMEVEEDRLDLETGDVVVVEPDAWRRLTAREESRILVIGAPNVKDDGVVEDER, from the coding sequence ATGTACGAACGCCGTGCCATCGACGAGGTCGAGCCCCGGGAGATCGACGGCATCGAGCCGAGGCTGCGGGCGATCGGCTACGAGCTTCGACCGAAGGAGATGCGCCCCGGCGTCTGGGAGTACGAGGAGGGCGAGTCGAACAACCGCCACCGCCACGAGCAACAGGAGGAGCTCTACGTCGTCCTCTCGGGGCACTTCGAGATGGAGGTCGAGGAGGACCGTCTCGACCTCGAGACCGGCGACGTGGTCGTAGTGGAACCCGACGCCTGGCGCCGACTCACCGCTCGTGAGGAGTCCCGAATTCTGGTGATCGGTGCGCCGAACGTCAAGGACGACGGCGTCGTCGAGGACGAACGGTAG
- a CDS encoding DUF7129 domain-containing putative zinc-binding protein, translating to MTGRDPYDPSESSYERTVCQSRTVSSDHRGRCPDRGETVRNLAVGRE from the coding sequence ATCACGGGACGGGATCCGTACGATCCATCCGAATCGTCCTACGAACGTACGGTCTGTCAGTCGAGAACCGTCAGCTCCGACCACCGCGGTCGATGTCCCGACCGCGGTGAGACGGTCCGTAACCTCGCGGTCGGACGGGAGTGA
- a CDS encoding class I SAM-dependent methyltransferase yields MGFHTYPVERAPGLEEPSRYRYLSREELLSTLDLRGDEQVVDLGSGTGFYTDDVAPFARRIHAVDLQAEMHERYREKGVPGNVTLVTADVAALPLPDGAFDAAMTTMTYHEFQSPDALAEVRRVLRSGGRFVVADWSAAGTGEDGPPTDERYDLATARDQLRTAGFSIERADERPETFLLVAR; encoded by the coding sequence ATGGGATTTCACACCTATCCGGTCGAGCGTGCTCCCGGTCTCGAGGAGCCCTCGCGCTATCGCTACCTCTCGCGAGAGGAGCTGCTCTCCACCCTCGACCTGCGGGGTGACGAGCAGGTCGTCGATCTGGGCAGCGGCACCGGCTTCTACACCGACGACGTCGCGCCCTTCGCGAGGCGTATCCACGCCGTCGACCTCCAGGCGGAGATGCACGAGCGCTATCGCGAGAAGGGGGTGCCGGGGAACGTCACGCTCGTCACGGCGGACGTCGCCGCCCTCCCGCTTCCGGACGGCGCCTTCGACGCTGCGATGACGACGATGACCTATCACGAGTTCCAGAGCCCCGACGCGCTCGCGGAGGTCCGGCGCGTCCTCCGGTCGGGCGGTCGATTCGTCGTCGCGGACTGGTCGGCCGCCGGGACCGGCGAGGACGGCCCGCCGACCGACGAGCGTTACGACCTCGCGACCGCCCGCGACCAGCTCCGGACGGCGGGGTTCTCGATCGAGCGGGCGGACGAACGTCCGGAGACGTTCCTGCTGGTCGCTCGCTGA
- the purM gene encoding phosphoribosylformylglycinamidine cyclo-ligase yields the protein MTEDGDELTYSDAGVDIADSEAATAALVSAVGESAGDYAGLLDIGDRYLALATDGVGTKLLVAEALEDYSTIGIDCIAMNANDLVAAGIGPVAFVDYLAVEAPDETDAEQIGEGLSAGASAAGVELVGGETAVMPEVISGLDLAGTCAGLAPKDAVFEGRAEPGDALVGWASSGIHSNGLTLARKAATREGGYDDPFPGSDDDRSVGEILLEPTRIYADLLEPMRSHGVRGAAHVTGGGWTNLERLGEHRYVVDDPFPAQPVFEYVQERGNVSEAEMHRTFNMGTGFVAALPEDAAESLADETDGRVIGRVEEGDGVEIRGLSL from the coding sequence ATGACCGAGGACGGAGACGAACTCACGTATTCGGACGCAGGGGTCGACATCGCCGACAGCGAGGCGGCGACCGCGGCGCTGGTCTCGGCCGTCGGGGAGTCGGCGGGCGACTACGCGGGGTTGCTCGACATCGGCGATCGGTATCTCGCGCTGGCGACCGACGGCGTCGGCACCAAACTACTGGTCGCGGAGGCTCTAGAGGATTACTCGACGATCGGCATCGACTGCATCGCGATGAACGCGAACGACCTCGTCGCGGCGGGGATCGGACCGGTCGCGTTCGTCGACTACCTCGCGGTCGAGGCGCCCGACGAGACGGACGCCGAGCAGATCGGTGAGGGACTCTCCGCGGGCGCCTCGGCGGCCGGCGTCGAACTCGTCGGCGGCGAGACGGCGGTGATGCCCGAGGTGATCTCGGGGCTCGACCTGGCGGGTACGTGTGCGGGGCTAGCCCCGAAGGACGCGGTCTTCGAGGGGCGAGCCGAGCCCGGCGACGCGCTCGTGGGCTGGGCATCGAGCGGAATCCACTCGAACGGGCTGACGCTCGCCAGGAAGGCCGCGACCCGCGAGGGCGGGTACGACGACCCGTTCCCCGGCTCCGACGACGACCGAAGCGTCGGCGAGATCCTCCTGGAGCCGACCCGGATCTACGCCGACCTGCTCGAACCGATGCGTTCCCACGGGGTTCGCGGGGCCGCCCACGTCACCGGCGGCGGGTGGACCAACCTCGAACGGCTCGGCGAACACCGCTACGTCGTCGACGACCCCTTTCCGGCCCAGCCAGTCTTCGAGTACGTTCAGGAGCGGGGCAACGTCTCCGAGGCGGAGATGCACCGAACGTTCAACATGGGGACGGGCTTCGTCGCCGCGCTTCCCGAGGACGCCGCCGAGTCGTTGGCCGACGAGACGGACGGCCGGGTGATCGGCCGCGTCGAGGAGGGCGACGGCGTCGAGATCCGCGGGCTCTCGCTGTAG
- a CDS encoding TraB/GumN family protein: protein MSDRPASMQREREGSVRLLGTAHVSADSVTEVEEAIETDRPDVVAVELDEGRYRQLKGELPDDLDAGDLLRGNTVFQFLAYWMLSYVQTRLGERFDIEPGADMRAAVETAESLGLGVALVDREIQTTMQRFWARMTLLEKLKLVGGLFLGVFGIGGTDEEPLDVEELTDADVVTAMMAEFRRFSPGGAEALIDERDAYIAHELLALRERGHDVLAVVGAGHREGIERYLEEPERLPPMESLVGTAREGRFSWYKLIGYLIAFGFLAFFFLLAMAGVRDGFLLRLFAAWFLFNGVFAFTLAKVAGAHWSSAGVGGAIAWMTSVNPLLAPGWFAGYVELRHISVNVADIGRLNEIIADEESPITELFGRMLEVPLFRLIAVVAATNVGSIIATLLFPVVVLPWLAADIGGVGAVADRMLAGARNSAELIWGLV from the coding sequence ATGAGTGACCGTCCGGCGTCGATGCAGCGCGAGCGGGAGGGCTCGGTTCGGCTCCTGGGGACCGCCCACGTCTCCGCCGACAGCGTCACCGAGGTCGAGGAGGCCATCGAGACCGATCGTCCGGACGTCGTCGCGGTCGAACTCGACGAGGGACGCTACCGACAGCTGAAGGGCGAGCTTCCCGATGACCTCGACGCCGGGGATCTGTTGCGTGGCAACACCGTCTTCCAGTTCCTCGCCTACTGGATGCTCTCGTACGTCCAGACGCGCCTGGGCGAGCGCTTCGACATCGAACCCGGCGCGGACATGCGCGCGGCCGTCGAGACCGCCGAATCGCTCGGGCTGGGCGTCGCGCTCGTCGACCGCGAGATCCAGACGACGATGCAGCGCTTCTGGGCGCGGATGACGCTGCTCGAGAAGCTGAAGCTGGTCGGCGGGCTCTTCCTCGGCGTCTTCGGCATCGGGGGCACGGACGAGGAACCCCTCGACGTGGAGGAGCTCACGGACGCCGACGTCGTCACCGCGATGATGGCCGAGTTCCGCCGCTTCTCCCCGGGCGGCGCGGAGGCGCTGATCGATGAGCGCGACGCCTACATCGCTCACGAACTCCTCGCGCTTCGCGAGCGCGGCCACGACGTGCTCGCGGTCGTCGGCGCGGGCCACCGCGAGGGGATCGAACGCTACCTCGAGGAGCCCGAGCGGCTCCCCCCGATGGAGTCGCTCGTCGGCACCGCCCGAGAAGGACGCTTCTCGTGGTACAAACTGATCGGCTATCTGATCGCCTTCGGCTTTCTCGCCTTCTTCTTCCTGCTCGCGATGGCCGGAGTTCGTGACGGCTTTCTCCTCCGGTTGTTCGCGGCGTGGTTCCTCTTCAACGGGGTCTTCGCGTTCACGTTGGCGAAGGTCGCAGGCGCCCACTGGTCGAGCGCGGGCGTCGGCGGGGCGATCGCCTGGATGACCAGCGTCAACCCGCTGCTCGCGCCGGGCTGGTTCGCGGGCTACGTCGAGCTGCGTCACATCTCGGTGAACGTCGCCGACATCGGCCGGCTCAACGAGATCATCGCCGACGAGGAGAGCCCGATCACGGAGCTGTTCGGGCGGATGCTCGAGGTACCCCTCTTCCGGCTGATCGCGGTGGTCGCGGCGACGAACGTCGGCAGCATCATCGCGACGCTGCTGTTCCCGGTCGTCGTGCTGCCGTGGCTCGCTGCGGACATCGGTGGCGTCGGTGCCGTCGCGGATCGAATGCTCGCGGGCGCACGCAACAGCGCCGAGCTCATCTGGGGGCTGGTCTGA
- a CDS encoding acyl-CoA thioesterase — protein sequence MELLKTRIENREMVQPNHANSLDTAHGGNVLHWMDEVGAMSAMRFAGETCVTARINQVNFERPIQVGDVALIRAYVYEAGETSVRVRLQTFREDLRTGEHEQTTESYFVYVAIDEDRTPTTVPELTVESEEAERLREEALAGENGD from the coding sequence ATGGAGCTGCTGAAGACCCGCATCGAGAACCGCGAGATGGTCCAGCCGAACCACGCAAACAGCCTCGACACCGCCCACGGTGGGAACGTGCTCCACTGGATGGACGAGGTGGGCGCCATGTCGGCCATGCGGTTCGCCGGCGAGACCTGCGTCACCGCCCGGATCAACCAGGTGAACTTCGAGCGGCCGATCCAGGTCGGGGACGTCGCGCTGATCCGAGCGTACGTCTACGAGGCCGGCGAGACGAGCGTCCGCGTCCGGCTCCAGACGTTCCGCGAGGACCTCCGGACCGGCGAGCACGAACAGACCACCGAGTCGTACTTCGTCTACGTTGCGATCGACGAGGACCGCACGCCGACGACGGTTCCCGAGTTGACGGTCGAGAGCGAGGAGGCGGAACGCCTGCGCGAGGAGGCGCTCGCCGGCGAGAACGGCGACTGA
- a CDS encoding zinc metalloprotease, which translates to MSVVTVGSIRFSGGELRDLLLAWLALGVAFALFFAGGAEGVARGAFLPLLFISMLTAGVGFLLHEIAHKVVAVRFGQRAAFKADYGMLFIAIVSAMAGFIFAAPGAVHHRGRITKRENGLIALAGPVTNLVLAVAFVPLLLGGGFLARLGLYGVGINLLLAAFNMIPFGPLDGKTVLSWSLPVFLAAFGVSVALALGAASVFLF; encoded by the coding sequence ATGAGCGTCGTCACCGTCGGCTCGATCCGCTTCAGCGGCGGAGAGCTCCGCGACCTCCTGCTCGCGTGGCTCGCCCTCGGCGTCGCCTTCGCGCTGTTCTTCGCGGGCGGCGCCGAGGGCGTTGCCCGAGGCGCGTTCCTTCCGCTACTCTTCATCAGCATGCTCACCGCCGGCGTCGGCTTCCTGCTCCACGAGATCGCACACAAGGTCGTCGCCGTCCGCTTCGGCCAGCGCGCGGCGTTCAAGGCCGACTACGGCATGCTCTTCATCGCGATCGTCAGCGCGATGGCGGGTTTCATCTTCGCCGCGCCCGGCGCGGTCCACCACCGCGGGCGGATCACGAAACGCGAGAACGGGCTGATCGCGCTCGCCGGACCCGTCACGAACCTCGTTCTCGCCGTCGCGTTCGTGCCGCTGCTGCTCGGCGGCGGCTTTCTCGCCCGATTGGGGCTCTACGGCGTCGGTATCAACCTGCTGCTCGCGGCGTTCAACATGATCCCGTTCGGCCCCCTCGACGGGAAGACGGTGCTCTCCTGGAGCCTACCGGTCTTCCTCGCGGCGTTCGGCGTCAGCGTCGCGCTCGCGCTCGGAGCGGCCTCCGTGTTCCTGTTCTGA
- the cutA gene encoding divalent-cation tolerance protein CutA has product MPTVYVTAPNEVAPSLARILVEERLAACVNRVPCRSTYRWDGEVIDDDEEILLAKTTDERYPDLVERVEAEHPYDVPCIERFEEDDVLPAFADWIEESTDG; this is encoded by the coding sequence ATGCCGACGGTCTACGTCACCGCTCCCAACGAGGTAGCCCCGTCGCTCGCCCGCATCCTCGTCGAGGAACGCCTCGCCGCCTGCGTCAACCGGGTCCCCTGTCGCTCCACGTACCGCTGGGACGGCGAGGTGATCGACGACGACGAGGAGATCCTGCTCGCGAAGACGACCGACGAGCGCTACCCCGACCTCGTCGAGCGCGTCGAGGCCGAACACCCCTACGACGTCCCCTGTATCGAGCGCTTCGAGGAGGACGACGTCCTCCCGGCGTTCGCCGACTGGATCGAGGAGTCGACCGACGGTTAG
- a CDS encoding RNA ligase: protein MGEHELLGVSRETFEELRDEFTERRYDGLEYRHLPDGRRGLERGTVLIADTAVRGFPKVPRTLVIDPGVPERFDGRIAVEEKLNGYNVRIARIEGRTLAFTRSGIVCPYTSWLADGLGLEGFFEDHPERMLCMEAIGPENPYTAHDYPGVNSIALRAFDVRHRETGEPLSVRERRELCEEYGIGQTPLFGTYEQREAVRELPAIVEALDEEGREGVVMKSLDGSEQLKYTTSATHRSDLAFAFSLPFDYGREFLFRRLIREAFQSVEFEEGATTREERARALGEAILLPMADAVETVESGGRVGERHTVRGDSGVLDALLDHLRDQGLTVEIEEDRREDGERVVTFLKRTQSTNDKIRTYLDGTIVRE from the coding sequence ATGGGAGAGCACGAACTCCTCGGCGTCTCCCGGGAGACGTTCGAGGAGCTCCGCGATGAGTTCACCGAGCGCCGCTACGACGGCCTCGAGTACCGCCACCTCCCTGACGGTCGACGGGGGCTCGAGCGGGGGACGGTCCTGATCGCCGACACCGCCGTGCGGGGCTTTCCGAAGGTGCCCCGGACGCTCGTGATCGATCCCGGCGTCCCCGAACGGTTCGACGGTCGGATCGCCGTCGAGGAGAAGTTGAACGGCTACAACGTCCGGATCGCCCGGATCGAGGGTCGGACGCTCGCGTTCACGCGAAGCGGGATCGTCTGTCCGTACACGTCGTGGTTGGCCGACGGGCTGGGGCTCGAGGGGTTCTTCGAGGATCACCCCGAGCGGATGCTCTGCATGGAGGCGATCGGCCCCGAGAACCCCTACACCGCCCACGACTACCCCGGGGTGAACTCGATCGCGCTCCGGGCGTTCGACGTCCGCCACCGGGAGACCGGCGAGCCGCTGTCGGTCCGCGAGCGCCGCGAGCTCTGTGAGGAGTACGGGATCGGCCAGACGCCGTTGTTCGGAACCTACGAGCAAAGGGAGGCCGTCCGCGAGCTCCCGGCGATCGTCGAGGCGCTCGACGAGGAGGGCCGTGAGGGGGTGGTGATGAAGTCGCTCGACGGCTCCGAACAGCTCAAGTACACGACCTCGGCGACCCATCGGAGCGACCTCGCGTTCGCCTTCTCGCTGCCGTTCGACTACGGCCGCGAGTTCCTCTTCCGGCGGCTGATCCGCGAGGCGTTCCAGTCCGTCGAGTTCGAGGAAGGGGCCACGACCCGCGAGGAGCGCGCCCGGGCGCTCGGTGAGGCGATCCTGCTCCCGATGGCCGACGCCGTCGAGACCGTCGAATCCGGCGGGCGGGTCGGCGAGCGTCACACGGTTCGTGGCGATAGCGGCGTCCTCGACGCGCTGCTCGACCACCTCCGCGATCAGGGGCTGACGGTCGAGATCGAGGAGGACCGCCGCGAGGACGGCGAGCGGGTCGTCACCTTTCTCAAGCGGACCCAGTCGACGAACGATAAGATCCGCACGTATCTCGACGGAACGATCGTTCGCGAGTAG